The following nucleotide sequence is from Mytilus galloprovincialis chromosome 12, xbMytGall1.hap1.1, whole genome shotgun sequence.
ACAATTAAGTGTATtgtattcaattttatataagaCCTCTGTTTTGCagattgatttttaaattttaaaagttggTTCAACACTATTTGATAATTTCGTTTGTTCTATAACAAAGAACATGACATACTAGCATAGATCTTTgatgagggagatacatttctATATCAGTACAGTAATTggattttaaaagatttaatacATTGtatcatcattgttttttttaaacattattacCAACCAGAATTCAATCAATTTGCGTTTCAAAAAATCTTCATACTAATTTTTGAAAATGCTTTACACAAATGTTCTGTTGACTTTTTTAAGAGTTACGTCCCTTGACCTGGGTCTACTCCCATATAAAGTCTCGAAAAACCCTAGTAATCATTTGATCAACCTAAACATACAAAGTAAAAACATCACATATAGATAATTGACATCTATCATGTCTACTGTGCTGCTTtgaaaaataaggataaaaatgGTTACAAATTGTTAACCCCATCTTACAACATACATACTGGCAGGATTATTGCAcaacaaaaaatttcaaagataaaaaaattagcaaaaattattcatgttttattattgatttgtataACTATAAAAGTTGTGCTCCTTGGGTTTTTTTACAGACACTGAGTGTTTTAAACAATGGTGAAACATACAATCTTGGTTCTTGACTGATTTGTAATTATTAAAAACACACTTAGCAAAGTAACTTCAATGCCCTTGTCATGACAAAAGGActatcataccaaatcttcttatttttatgttaaaatattaaTGTACCAGCTGTTTGActatgatgatggaagtttttaacaaccttgactggctatacggCCCTCAcatggtcattttgtttttgactatgtgaaatttgtttttaaaaatttaaatttctttttttattgcaaaataattttgaaagtacaaataatttttgtttgcacaaccatttataattttcataagGTGATCCTGCATCTTCTTTATTACATGACAGGCAACAATTTTCATCATGATTCTATAATTTGAATCATTTGTTCCTGCATCTTCTACTATAGCAGGCAACAATTACAATCATAACACTAATGTTACAAACAGAAATGTTCCGATGAAATGTAAATACCTGATTAAAATTTCTAGTTgcatcaacattaaaaaaaacccagaatatCATTCTAAGTAATGAAATTTAGTAGGATTCTTCAGTTATAACAATTTAACTTCAGAACTCACAACAttgatataaaaacaattataatttcattgacaacaaaattatcaaaattattctttTGTTTGTCCTTAATAAAGATTTTCCGTCCCCATAAAGtaatatgatttgtttttcattttatgaaAGGATACCATTAAAATGGAGTTATTCGTCGATGCCAACTACTGACATTGGGGTTATATTATATTCTTAGCATCTGACCCTAAAAATGAACCaactgactttaaaaaaaaagtattctggtTAATCAAAATTACCATAACACTCCCGAATAAAATACTGTACATTAAGAgtatttaatcaaatatatttgaTACATTACAATGCACATGTAATAATTATTCAATTCAATTCCTAAagcatttaaatgtaaaaatacatCTACGGTATGTTATATATGAATGAAAGCAAACTGCATATATTGTTCATTCAAGTTAATTGTAAAAATACAATTTGTCATTCTATTTCGCCATGTCAATATAAAATTGAATGGATAGATGGGTACATTCATTATTTTACAAAGTTTGTACATCAAATTCCGTTTCTACAACTTCAATCAGTCTGATGTGAAATAGTTGTCTCAATAATATTGAAACAACTTATTTAAGAAAAACAGgacaaacattcaaaatttaccAACTCTAGAGTTCGGGCAAGTGATCAGACTATTTCCCGACCTCTATTTTGTGGGCTAGTGTTTTCATAATTGGGCGGAATACAAGTTTCGTGATAGCTAGGAGGTCTTTCTTTGCTACAATCTTCCTCAACAGGTGGCGCTGTAGGCTGTGGCTGATTCCAGACACGGTGACTTGGATCTTCATCTGTCAACATTTTGTCTGTAACTTGAACAGGCTCTGATGGCACATGACCATCACATGTTTCCTGGACAGCATGGTAAACAGCACTTCCTGTTGAAAGCAAAAATAGACATATTTAAGACAAAGCTGATGGCATATGTTTTAATGGACAGCTTactgttgaaagtgaaagtagataTTATAATTAAGACAAAGCtggttttaaattgatttttacttGTCAGACACATgagtataaaacaaattgcaaaagAATTAGATGGTGACCACAGGGTCTTCAGAAGAATTTTGTCTTCACAAACTTTTAAGTTATTCCAAGAGAATGCATATTTTCTAGgaatgtcaaaagatctgaaatttaatactcggtcatgatactcCAGTACTGGCGATTACTCGAATGAATCTTTAACGTATATTGAAAAGTTTAGAGTTTAGGTGGGatgcagtgtttttgttattaccTTTCATAAACCGAACGATAAACATACTACAAACAACCTATCATTGTTTGTATAGGTTTTCAAAACTCAAATTcctataaaatcaaaaatatttacatatatagcCGACTTAGTAGACAATATATGTATCATTTGTTGGTGAGGCAATTTTTATAATACGATTTGTcaattaatttgttaatatttgacTTAAAATTACTTGTGCtttttcgtgttgcttagtcttactttttctgtgttttgttcTTTTGCACTATCGTTTGccatgtttgtctgtttttctttttttagccatgacctTGTCAGTATTTTACTATTAGGTTTAAATGTGGCTCTCCTACTTTCGCctatctttaaattgtaaattaaacaatatatatagttaaGTTACAAAtacagagtaattaaattaatttaaatgtacatctcataccaatccCATTTACATAGAAGTTTTGATCaacaaacaaaggtaagtttttacgGCTTGTGATGAGTTATTTATTAATCCATTCAAGTGTTGATCAGTGTTCAAACAccgttaaggtggtacctaacactacagggagataactcagtaTAGTcggttaaacgttttaattacgttgtgttgtaaaatattaagcttctcaatgatcaaaattggtgtttgtcaaactgctatataaccagtgtaatttttctgactaaacggttggttcaaaatttttgaaatttttatatttttgtcaaagttaagatactttgtcaaaattctatgaaaattaaacgagccaaattaattttagtgaaagtgttgggtaccaccttaaaaatgTCTCTAATCAGTTGCGTAGTGATCACAGCAGgtcactttgattttgttcttgtttagaaATATTATATGGTCAACAATTTCAGATAAAAGACTATTTGGCTTCTTTTTCTGTTACGAGTAGTACAAATGAAAACACTCACTCAGAAGGAAAGGATGCTGCTGGTATACTACTATAAAAAATAGTACCCTcaggataaatatatttatgttgttaattgattttatttagtatttttacGAAGGGGACATTTCAACTGAACTAAAGTaagtggaaatgtgaagagaaatatctcaagatgtaaaacaggcaaacgagtatctgagtactaaaactgtactgGAATACTTGGTCTTCCCTAATACATCGTATTTTCACATGTCCATGATATCAGGTATGAGACACCAGAAGAATCACATGTATGCTATTGATATCAAAGCAGATATCACAATAACAATCAATTTACATctatttctctatcctttatgtTTATTGGCCTGATCTGAACTTGAAATTGTGTATATTATCATTAAATATCCGGTAGATCAATATCACTTCttacatttttattataattaatcaTTCCATTTCATTTAAGCATTGGAAACATTgacaacattttttatatttcaaacaatcTGCAAACAGGAAGTGGATGCATGGCAGATGTTAAAATTGCTTACACACTACAAATGCCTCAAATATCACAATGTGAACAAAAATAATGGCCATACCATAAGAATTGATTTCCTCAcctatttaatataaataagcctgtaattttggtgccctttatagctttctgtttggTGTAAACCAAATCTCCAatttgaaggccatactttgacctattattgCTAACTTAcattgtgaattggatggagagttgtatcatagccactcataccacatctatttatTTATACTGGTAAGAAAAACCCTAATTCTATGGGGCTGCTTCATTTGTTCTAGGTCGGGCAATGCCCGGTTCGCCcacgggggggtctcaacatggggttttgggtacaggtgtgcagctgggattttaaaaacaccccccattcatatattgaataattgtgaaatccctacctatacatatatttcacagcgaaatcataacccattcatatatttatcagctCAAATAGTACCTATATGCATATACTGATatatcacaatcggtcaattactacctattgatatatttcctcggtaaaattgcaccccattgatatatttgacggatcaaaaaagggacccattccagcggcacatatgtatatacctttatataggaagagacccccccgtGGGTTCGCCCTATCATGTGACCGGGTTAAATATGGCTGATATTAAAATGAGTGGAACCTGCTGATTGAAAGATGGCGACAGAAGttcaaatttatacttttttgctttctaagctagggaaaataaaaaatgaacctgataacaataaataaatatttttaatatgcaATCTTTTTTTCTTAGGCCTTATTCATCATAAAACCGTTTCTCCgagataattttataaatttgaaaataaaatatagcatGGCAATTTTTATAGTCATAGTGGACCAATCCAGTATCATATAATATagtctgattgaaaaaaaaaacatcaatcttCACCTTTAAAATTCTGACAATTTATCTAAAATAGTGCTTCCCGCCATACTTTTATAACCGGCTGATTGCTTGCCGGTGAGTGAAGACCGGCGAGGGCGGCGTATGCCTATTTGCTCCGGCGGCTGATTTTACAGCAAATGAAGCGACTGTGCCTATACCGGAAGCGTCGACCGGGCTAACCCGGGTTAAGCCGCTGTGGCAAATGAAGTACTACCTATATACTCGTCTGACTGGTACCCTTACCTTGTGAGATACTCCTTGGTAAGCTGTTGGCACTGTGGTGAGAGAGAATAGCCTATCTTTTGATGTACCAGACCTTGTCTGACTGGTACCCTTACCTTGTGAGATACTCCTAGGTAGACTGTTGGCACTTTGGTGAGAAAAAATAGCCTGCCTTTTGATGTAGCAGACCTTTTCTGACTGGTAACCTTACCTTGTGAGATACTCCTGGGTAAGCTGTTGACACTTTGGTGAGAGAGAATAGCCTGCCTTTTGATGTACCAGACCTTTTCTGACTGGTAACCTTACCTTGTGAGATACTCCTAGGTAGACTGTTGGCACTTTGGTGAGAGAGAATAGCCTGCCTTTTGATATACCAGACCTTTTCTGACTGGTAACCTTACCTTGTGAGATACTCCTGGGTAAGCTGTTGGCACTTTGGTGAGAGAGAATAGGCTGTCTTTTGATGTACCAGACCTTGTCTGACTGGTACCTTTACCTTGTGAGATACTCCTTGGTAGACTGTTGGCACTTTGGTGAGAGAGAATAGCCTGTCTTTTGATTTACCTGAACTTGTCTGACTGATACCCTTACCTTGTGAGATACTCCTTGGTAGGCTGTTGGCACTTTGGTGAGAGAGAATAGCCTGCCTTTTGATGTACCAGACCTTTTCTGACTGGTAACCTTACCTTGTGAGATACTCCTGGGTAAGCTGTTGGCACTTTGGTGAGAGAGAATAGCCTGTCTTTTGATGTACCAGACCTTGTCTGACTGGTAACCTTACCTTGTGAGATACTCCTGGGTAAGCTGTTGGCACTTTGGTGAGATAGAATAGCCTGTCTTTTGATGTACCAGACCAGGAACATGATGAACATGGCCATACAGATAATCACACAACTCAAGATAGCTCCTATTAGAATCAATGTGTTCTGGTCTGGACCGCTGGATTCTTTTTCTGAAACTAAGAAAACAGAACTTAAGATATTTTTAATATCAATGTGACACAGTGTTCTAGTCCATACTACTGTTTTCTTTTTCTGAAACACATTCAACATAATAAAGGGACACAACTCAAGAATGATTAAATTTAACCTACCTTTTTCaatcttgatctgtgttttgtggtaattagctttgtgtataagttttataacatttggttgaagtaAAACTAAAATTGTGTAATGGAAACCAATTTCAAACAAAGAATGGACATGTGTAAAACTTATATGCAGGGACATAAAAAAAGgtttatacaaaatttcattaggccagaattttttaatttgttggtttacggatccgccgacccgattttgccgattttcagaataaaaataaaattgactttcatgcttttttattcccgccgaccttaacaaatgcattatccctgaaaaataattaaacaatcttttttttatgaaatgaaatgctttaatcactaacaaaattgataacactttctgtagtgaaaaaataaaacttccagtttacgtttctaacaattgacaaatcaattataaatgaccttgaaatgtcgtttgcgcaaataattttgcgaaacgaaacctgtgtttaaaaccaactACACAATGAGTTCGTTTCCCGTATTTGtaatcagtccgtaagatgcatcatctgatagaaatagacttgtccaaatgtacACAGGTGGaagacatcaagttaaagtactgaatattagataatcattttgaattttctggttttatagataataaaaaaatatcgtccatttggataaaaaaacgggaatgcatgacaacagattaacccgatattctcgtttttccagtggacgagtctatttcgtttttgacacgtgtgttgaaacttattttcgtacgacgtttttacatttttttttaatccgttttcgtgcttgaagatcatacTTCAACAAGTTTTCTGGAGTTGAtaaagagctacgcgaatctgtttttcttgtttgtgaaatgacaatttaatttCGTCTTTTCCGTGCATCCCCCCTTTTTGTACGGAAAATTATtagaatgtcatgcgatgtttatgacagctgagcaatacaatttcatcgaactaaaatctaagaaatgatgacaaaatagcctAACAAACATATTGtcagaaaggtgaaatatatatttatttgcacagtgatattgtttgcctcaaattacagccgaaattcggccttttcccctagagaaaattcctAATTACTAAAAAtaatggcttaaaattcctcccaaaaagttttacattttccccaaacaatgatggcattggtagtataaatgtttgtaaatatcgttTTCTGattttcatgttattattttgatattagaaagcacttttgagatccggttttctgatcagaatcatcatggtgtttgtaactCATTtagttttcaatgcattaagtaccatcattactactgtttctttcccctctccaaaaagtacctttcaggttgaaaatgtctcacaaccaaaatatacatgaaaaaactgtgaaaaaaagacagcaaaggtcagcaaaaaatcggagatctatgtgtttagaataaaatatacaaatttcccaatttcagtaaaaaatatgcatttttcccaataaaaaacggtagaggtagttttaaaaaaagccaacaatatcactgttgcatatttttctgtcttgaaagatcttttttttctttttttttcccgaccgtccgacccgactttttcatggggaaaatccgtaaaccaacaaattaaaaaacactgGCCTTAGATCATTCAAATTAAGTCCAGAAACACCACAACTACATACCTTTGTATGGGACTGCAGCAGTTTGTGTAGTGGAGCACCTTGACACAGCTATAATTTCAAAGTCATATTTTCCCACCATTGTTGCCCATGTGCCAACTGTGTTCTCTAGTCTTATATTGGCCTGGTTACCAGTAGAACACCAATCTTTCCTAGTCAGCTGGTTGTTACACTGTCCTAACTGtaagaaaataaatcaacatctacaagcatgaagaaaaaagtgtggaaaactgatttgtcTGGCAGACTAATGGatgaacagacagacagaggGAGTGCAAACCTAAATTTTAAGTCATCCTTTCACTTTGTTGATAGGGGactaaaaaaagtgtttgtatatgaaatatacacacaatataaaatataaatactttcttttctctaacatgtctaaaggCTGTTCCAAAATTTATTGGGTGGGAACTGGGGATGGACGGACTTATGTTAATTTAACAAGGCTGGTTGTAATTTCCTTCAAATTTTGAGagaatttaaagtaaaattaaatttgtattcTATGAGCGGTTCGAATCTTGAAAATATGCCTCATATGCCCAAACATGCTTTAAAATCTGGAAAAGCCCAACAGGCAAAATAGATCATTAgaaaagttatttattaaaaaactCTGAATCTGCATTAGATTAATAAACgtgtgtacatgtacataatgGATCCATGAGATCAACTTGTAATTTGTGTAATTAAGAGATAAATATACTTACAACAGCAGGACTGGCTGTTCCAAACTTCCATACTCCAGTATCATAGATAGAAAGCCTTAGATCACATGTCTGGATCTGGTAGCTAGCTATGGAGATACAGAGATTGGAACACTGAAATTTGTCATCGTTGGCGATCAGACTGATTCCACAAGCTTTCTCAAAAAACTTATCCCCATTGACTGTGATGTATAGCTGATCGTTCAGCCCTAAGGAGTATTGTTGATCTTCATTGCATGGTTCATTAATTACAACTGAAAAcaaatcattgaatattgtttttattggtataaatattgattttgttcatTGCATGGTTCATTGATTACAACTGaaagaacaaatacatgtacatgtgaaatATTGTGTGCTGATCTGATGAGTCaagtttttatttgataaattttgataCTGTCTTGTGCTGCTTAACCACTGTCCGAGTTTAGGGCAGGTTCAGCATGAATTTTGTTTGCTATTTAATCATAAATTATGCCTTTGGTTTTCTATTTGGAATTGGTTAAATTGGAAACTGAAATTTGTCAATGTTTACAATGAGACTGATTccacaagctttttaaaagaatttatcaTCATCGACTGTGATGTATAGCTGATTGATGGTAACTGAaagaacaaatacatgtaaagtaTTCTCTACTGATGTGATGAGTCTTTTTTGATGGATTTACATACTATGTAGTTTGTTCTTGtcttgtgctgttacaccactttcCAACATTGTCCAAGGTTACAAGAGAGTTCAGCAGGTATAATTAGGATTTATTTTGATGGATTTACATACTATGTAGTTTGTTCTTGtcttgtgctgttacaccactttcCAACATTGTCCAAAGTTACAAGAGGGTTCAGCAGGCATAATTAGGatttattttgtttgtagttaTATATACAATATGCTGTTGGTTCTGTAGTTTGAATAGCTtatcattttgtcatttttagaTTAATGTATAGCTAACTTTACAAtttgtgttttgctcattgttgaaggactaactcagtgacctatagttggttaCATCTACTTATACATTGATTGTTCCCAGGTTAATACTTGTTCATttgccatcataccacatctccttatttctatatattgattatatataACTATTCAATTGTTGTTTGCTTTGCATCCAATAGCAAATTCTTcacattacatgtatatacatgtagaaactAGTTTTGTTTACAATGAGACAAGTTGTAtaggtatataatatatatgttactttaaattaaaatacCTGACTTCTGAAAAGCTAGACAAGAAATTATCTGTGCCACTATCAAAATCAGTACTTCTGTCTCCATGGTAACAACactgaaaacaacaaaataatgattgcataataatatctaaacttttataaaaaaaacaggatATACTAAGGGATCACTCAACACTTATAAGCGCAGAGAAACCAAAGAATGTCATGGCAAAAAACTGAAGattacggtgtttatattcaCAGCTCATTCCCTAAACCTGTGTCTGTTGTTGATTTTAATGAACATAATCTATGTATTTCTGGTAAATTATCAAACCAGGGATATTATTACCATatattacttaaaacctttactatatttttccatagatataaatatttgtttttgaagtttggttgtacctgtagaaaactcaTTTCAAACaagatagcacatcctcatttttacagaaatgttgttaaccgtgcctggaaatttagaaatgatccttgtaaactaATCACTCCTTTACattaacttattctaaaaggttaccaattcaacactgtaataagatcattgaatattgtttttattggtataaatattgattttgttatcagtaaattaaaagcaaactaaatattactagtatatatgttatatacatacacattcatggatctacaatctgtcaatTCCTGTATCTTGGAATtgcaaggtcatgtttttctctgactgtttatgaggtctttacactaaatccattggatgttggatgtgtacagactgataatttagtcttagatgcatgattttttttattagttgttagtggctttgaactggCTATCAGTTAACTgccagtactctcagatctgtacctagtgtctttttgttgttgtgatgtacaagtacacggccacgtccacttgtatttttgtccatctgatgagttaagcctttttcaccTGATTTTTATAccatgttcttatgttgtactgttataccactgtcctaggttagggggagggtttggataACACTACAtgcactaacatgtttaaccctgccacattatgtatgtatgtgcctgtcccaagtcaggagcctgtaattcagtggttgtcgtttggttatgtgttacatatttgtttttcgttcattttttttaaataaataagccTTAAGGCtgttttttctcgtttgaattgaaatacattgtcatttcgctttgctcattgttgaaggctgtatgggtatggtgacctatatttgttaatgtctgtgtcattttggtttcttgtggcgagttgtctcattggcaatcataccacatcctctttttttatataaacagatCAAGATAGAGTCTACAAAACACCACACAGAAACATAAAGACTGATCAGTAcctgtacatgtatgtgtgtacATTTGAGTATACAGTTTTGTACTGAtgctttaaaggggcactagctgtcaaaatcatgttcatcgatttgactccaatttcatagatttctattaacttatactaaagttattgtgcaaaaaccaagaaaaatgattatttgggacctgtttttggcccccaattcgtaaactgttgggactaaaattCCCAAAATAAATctcaacctttcttttgtggtcatagaccttatgttaaaatttcatagatttttgttaacttatacttaagttattgtgcgaaaaccaagaaaaatgcttatttgggccctttttggcccctaatttctaaactgttgggaccaaaacacccaaaatcaatcccaaccttccttttaaggtcataaaaccttgtgtttaaatttcatagatttctatttacttttactaacgttagagtgcaaaaaccaaatgtcttcggacgacaccaccggacaacgacgacaacgtgataccaatatacgaccaaaaaattttcaatttttgcggtcatataaaaattcataatttaaattttttataaatcttgtaGCTTGTGCCCcttaaaaaagttatattttacaCTTCAAAAAAGTCATTTGTTTGTAAATGTAGTTGTAGTTTTTAAATTAATATCACTGTCATTTACTATGATTAACATATGTAATAAGTTTaccatacattgtacatgtcatACATGTAGGAACAAAAGTGACACGAAATCGTTCTTAAACCGCCAATTCTATAATATTTAGTCGAATTCTTAGcttatttatcttattttttctgGACAGTAAGTGCTATTTAAATCTCAAAGACATATAATATCTCATACTTAGTAGAAAACACATTCAAagggtatcaggtccgttcgcatccaatatactttcgcaccctacacctTCGCACCTCACAAGTTTGCCCTCAAGTCCGTTTGCACCCTACACATTCACGCCCAATTTGTATTAGAATGTCAGTTGAattaatagatatttttttatatgtttatttaaaaataattttatttttttggataaaatttaaggaattatcatataattttttattattaatttgatgattaattattaaatgttaattatgtATGATTACTACTAATTGGTAACACAGCCTAATTTGGTGTTATTTTTTAGTGTttaaaaatcatgattgttgtttgaAGTCTTTTAACTTGCTTTGATGTAAATAACTGCATATATTTACCTTGGTATGAATGCATGACTAAAACTATgaagattttaaataaaaatatgaaatctaattgtttttaacagcttgtcTCCTTTGATCTCCTGTGTGTTTGGAAAAGTATGACAATATGATGGCTaaatatttatagcaatacactttCCAAAACTCatttacaaattattaaacacaaaaccaa
It contains:
- the LOC143055069 gene encoding uncharacterized protein LOC143055069 isoform X3, with the protein product METEVLILIVAQIISCLAFQKSVVINEPCNEDQQYSLGLNDQLYITVNGDKFFEKACGISLIANDDKFQCSNLCISIASYQIQTCDLRLSIYDTGVWKFGTASPAVLGQCNNQLTRKDWCSTGNQANIRLENTVGTWATMVGKYDFEIIAVSRCSTTQTAAVPYKVSEKESSGPDQNTLILIGAILSCVIICMAMFIMFLVWYIKRQAILSHQSVNSLPRSISQGSAVYHAVQETCDGHVPSEPVQVTDKMLTDEDPSHRVWNQPQPTAPPVEEDCSKERPPSYHETCIPPNYENTSPQNRGREIV
- the LOC143055069 gene encoding uncharacterized protein LOC143055069 isoform X5, producing the protein METEVLILIVAQIISCLAFQKSVVINEPCNEDQQYSLGLNDQLYITVNGDKFFEKACGISLIANDDKFQCSNLCISIASYQIQTCDLRLSIYDTGVWKFGTASPAVLGQCNNQLTRKDWCSTGNQANIRLENTVGTWATMVGKYDFEIIAVSRCSTTQTAAVPYKVSEKESSGPDQNTLILIGAILSCVIICMAMFIMFLVWYIKRQAILSHQSANSLPRSISQGSAVYHAVQETCDGHVPSEPVQVTDKMLTDEDPSHRVWNQPQPTAPPVEEDCSKERPPSYHETCIPPNYENTSPQNRGREIV
- the LOC143055069 gene encoding uncharacterized protein LOC143055069 isoform X2, encoding METEVLILIVAQIISCLAFQKSVVINEPCNEDQQYSLGLNDQLYITVNGDKFFEKACGISLIANDDKFQCSNLCISIASYQIQTCDLRLSIYDTGVWKFGTASPAVLGQCNNQLTRKDWCSTGNQANIRLENTVGTWATMVGKYDFEIIAVSRCSTTQTAAVPYKVSEKESSGPDQNTLILIGAILSCVIICMAMFIMFLVWYIKRQAILSHQSANSLPRSISQGSAVYHAVQETCDGHVPSEPVQVTDKMLTDEDPSHRVWNQPQPTAPPVEEDCSKERPPSYHETCIPPNYENTSPQNRGREIV
- the LOC143055069 gene encoding uncharacterized protein LOC143055069 isoform X1 — translated: METEVLILIVAQIISCLAFQKSVVINEPCNEDQQYSLGLNDQLYITVNGDKFFEKACGISLIANDDKFQCSNLCISIASYQIQTCDLRLSIYDTGVWKFGTASPAVLGQCNNQLTRKDWCSTGNQANIRLENTVGTWATMVGKYDFEIIAVSRCSTTQTAAVPYKVSEKESSGPDQNTLILIGAILSCVIICMAMFIMFLVWYIKRQAILSHQSANSLPRSISQGSAVYHAVQETCDGHVPSEPVQVTDKMLTDEDPSHRVWNQPQPTAPPVEEDCSKERPPSYHETCIPPNYENTSPQNRGREIV
- the LOC143055069 gene encoding uncharacterized protein LOC143055069 isoform X4 — its product is METEVLILIVAQIISCLAFQKSVVINEPCNEDQQYSLGLNDQLYITVNGDKFFEKACGISLIANDDKFQCSNLCISIASYQIQTCDLRLSIYDTGVWKFGTASPAVLGQCNNQLTRKDWCSTGNQANIRLENTVGTWATMVGKYDFEIIAVSRCSTTQTAAVPYKVSEKESSGPDQNTLILIGAILSCVIICMAMFIMFLVWYIKRQAILSHQSANSLPRSISQGSAVYHAVQETCDGHVPSEPVQVTDKMLTDEDPSHRVWNQPQPTAPPVEEDCSKERPPSYHETCIPPNYENTSPQNRGREIV